The following are from one region of the Phormidium sp. PBR-2020 genome:
- a CDS encoding Sua5/YciO/YrdC/YwlC family protein — protein MSTQTLTNPMQAIPQILQLLEQGEVVIIPTATTYAFVCDGENANAVARIHQLKRWSSPNPLAVFSTRDRIAPLAHINADADLLLQQFPAPLTLILPKTDQAPAPVTAGYPSLLVCCPDEFIQKLVESTSIILAGGSASLSTDLIRNPFPNNPL, from the coding sequence ATGTCAACTCAAACCCTAACCAATCCCATGCAAGCGATTCCTCAAATTCTGCAATTATTGGAACAGGGAGAGGTTGTGATTATTCCCACCGCCACCACCTATGCGTTTGTCTGTGACGGCGAGAATGCCAATGCGGTTGCGCGGATTCACCAATTGAAACGCTGGTCGTCCCCCAATCCTCTCGCCGTCTTTTCGACGCGCGATCGCATTGCCCCCCTAGCTCACATCAATGCTGATGCTGACCTTCTCTTACAACAATTTCCCGCCCCCCTGACCCTAATTCTACCGAAAACTGACCAAGCCCCCGCCCCTGTCACCGCTGGCTATCCATCTCTCCTCGTTTGCTGTCCTGACGAGTTTATTCAAAAGCTAGTTGAATCGACCTCTATCATTCTTGCGGGGGGATCGGCGAGTCTCTCAACGGATCTCATACGGAATCCGTTTCCAAATAATCCTTTATAA
- the speB gene encoding agmatinase codes for MVPFIGEEVDVGYDAARVVILPVPYEATTTYRQGCQHGPAALLEASDQLEYYDVELEREVCFEVGIHTHSPVADTRVAPVRAQQMLQDIQSTVAEMVAAGKFVLGLGGEHSITAGIVAGYRQVYGDEPFTVVQIDAHGDLRDVYEGSKYNHACVMHRILEMGLPSLPVGIRSVCRQEAELIQQRQIPVIWDHEMVGDPQWCDRALGAITTEKVFLTVDLDGLDGSVLPGVGTPQPGGLTWHQLTRFLRRLSQRHQLIGADVVELCPIPHSVVSEFTAAKLTYKIVGYYSDGVKF; via the coding sequence ATGGTTCCGTTTATTGGGGAAGAGGTTGATGTGGGCTATGATGCCGCGAGGGTGGTGATTTTGCCGGTTCCTTATGAGGCGACGACGACTTACCGCCAAGGCTGTCAGCATGGGCCGGCTGCCTTGCTGGAGGCCTCTGACCAGTTGGAATACTATGATGTGGAACTAGAACGGGAGGTCTGTTTTGAGGTGGGGATTCATACTCACTCTCCTGTAGCAGATACCCGAGTGGCCCCGGTGAGGGCCCAACAGATGTTGCAGGATATCCAAAGCACTGTGGCGGAGATGGTGGCGGCGGGTAAGTTTGTCTTGGGGTTGGGGGGGGAACATAGTATTACGGCGGGAATTGTGGCCGGCTATCGTCAGGTGTATGGGGATGAACCGTTTACGGTGGTGCAAATTGACGCTCATGGGGATTTACGGGATGTCTATGAGGGGTCAAAATATAATCATGCTTGTGTGATGCACCGCATTTTGGAGATGGGCCTGCCCTCGCTTCCCGTGGGGATTCGCAGTGTCTGTCGTCAGGAGGCGGAGTTGATTCAACAGCGGCAAATTCCCGTAATTTGGGATCATGAGATGGTGGGAGATCCTCAATGGTGCGATCGCGCTCTCGGGGCCATCACGACGGAGAAGGTGTTTCTGACGGTGGATCTCGATGGCCTCGATGGCAGTGTGCTGCCGGGGGTGGGAACACCTCAGCCGGGTGGGTTAACCTGGCATCAGTTGACTCGGTTTCTGCGTCGTCTGAGCCAGCGACATCAGCTCATTGGTGCGGATGTGGTTGAACTTTGTCCAATTCCCCATAGTGTGGTCTCGGAGTTTACCGCTGCTAAGTTGACCTACAAAATAGTGGGATATTATTCTGATGGGGTGAAGTTTTAA
- the frr gene encoding ribosome recycling factor, producing MKSSVEATLRAFNSIRTGRANGAILDRVMVDYYNSPTPLKSLAGISTPDSTTILIQPFDPSSLATIEKAISMSDLGMMPNNDGKVIRLNVPPLTSERRQEFAKLAAKCAEEGKVSVRNARRDAIDEVRKQEKNSDISEDESRDLQDQIQALTDKYTDKIDKLLAEKEKDITTV from the coding sequence ATGAAGAGTTCAGTGGAGGCGACGTTGAGAGCGTTTAACTCCATTCGTACTGGACGCGCCAACGGAGCGATTCTCGATCGCGTGATGGTGGACTATTACAATAGCCCCACCCCCCTCAAGAGTCTGGCCGGGATTAGCACCCCAGATTCGACCACGATTCTGATTCAACCCTTTGACCCGAGTAGTTTAGCGACCATTGAGAAGGCCATCAGTATGTCGGATCTCGGCATGATGCCCAACAATGACGGTAAGGTGATTCGCCTTAATGTTCCCCCATTGACCAGTGAACGCCGTCAGGAGTTTGCTAAATTGGCAGCCAAATGCGCCGAAGAGGGCAAAGTCTCGGTCCGTAATGCTCGCCGGGATGCCATTGATGAGGTGCGCAAACAAGAGAAAAACAGCGATATCTCCGAGGATGAGTCTCGGGATTTGCAAGATCAGATTCAAGCCTTGACGGACAAGTACACCGACAAGATTGATAAACTTCTGGCTGAGAAGGAGAAGGATATCACTACGGTGTAG
- a CDS encoding Uma2 family endonuclease, whose amino-acid sequence MVIAASDPPSRVQPQGEQRVVFHGMDWDSYLNLLKLLPQSRNSRLTYDNGLLEITMPLEEHEFARCLIERFIVILVEMLGLSLKTMGSTTLNYPQFQKGAEPDQAYYIQNQPLVKGRSVDLEEDPPPDLVVEVDITHTDIAKNQFYAGLGVPEFWRFDGQIWRIYQLQSGGYVECDRPPTFPQVPKDWLYEFLRMAREDEIRAMRSLRDRFSV is encoded by the coding sequence ATGGTGATTGCAGCCTCAGATCCTCCCAGCCGAGTCCAACCCCAAGGTGAACAGCGGGTGGTATTTCATGGCATGGATTGGGATAGCTATTTGAACTTATTAAAACTTTTGCCCCAATCTCGCAATTCCCGTTTAACTTATGATAATGGTCTGTTAGAAATCACGATGCCCCTAGAAGAACATGAGTTTGCTCGCTGTTTAATTGAGCGATTTATTGTTATTTTAGTGGAAATGTTGGGGCTATCTCTAAAAACAATGGGGTCAACGACGCTCAATTATCCCCAGTTCCAAAAAGGCGCAGAACCGGATCAGGCCTACTACATTCAAAATCAGCCTTTGGTGAAGGGACGGTCTGTGGATTTAGAAGAAGATCCGCCCCCGGATTTAGTGGTTGAGGTGGATATTACTCATACTGATATTGCCAAAAATCAGTTTTATGCGGGTTTAGGTGTGCCAGAGTTTTGGCGCTTTGATGGACAGATTTGGCGCATTTATCAACTTCAATCTGGGGGGTATGTGGAGTGCGATCGCCCTCCAACGTTTCCCCAAGTTCCTAAGGACTGGCTGTATGAGTTCCTGAGGATGGCCCGAGAGGATGAGATTCGGGCCATGCGATCGCTCCGAGACCGTTTCTCCGTCTAA
- a CDS encoding thioredoxin family protein, which yields MNGTEIGAYAPDFELPGTNGTVHHLARYLDDCRAVVVVFLSNACPHCQAYLDRLKGLQRDVRDRQVKLVAINPNNSETFESMKALAREAGLNFPYLRDVTQDVAQCFGVTVTPEAFLIDNSGILCYRGRIDDCAESEAGVKQPYLQEAIEALLGDRPITPSQTEAEGCPIIWHSSTT from the coding sequence ATGAATGGTACAGAAATAGGCGCTTACGCCCCCGATTTTGAGTTACCCGGTACGAACGGAACGGTGCATCATCTGGCACGGTATTTAGATGATTGTCGTGCGGTGGTGGTGGTGTTTCTTTCCAATGCCTGTCCCCATTGTCAAGCCTATCTCGATCGCCTCAAGGGGCTACAGCGAGATGTTCGCGATCGCCAGGTGAAGTTGGTGGCTATTAACCCAAACAACTCGGAGACGTTTGAGTCGATGAAAGCCTTGGCCCGAGAGGCAGGGTTGAATTTTCCCTATTTGCGGGATGTAACTCAGGATGTGGCTCAGTGTTTTGGAGTCACTGTCACTCCAGAAGCTTTTTTAATTGACAATAGTGGAATTTTGTGCTACAGAGGGCGAATTGATGATTGTGCAGAATCGGAGGCTGGGGTAAAACAGCCCTATTTACAGGAAGCGATCGAGGCCCTACTCGGCGATCGCCCCATCACTCCCAGCCAAACCGAAGCCGAAGGCTGTCCCATAATCTGGCACAGCAGCACCACATGA
- the cobN gene encoding cobaltochelatase subunit CobN, with protein sequence MHRITATPGGWTPDSDGVIYIQQTPAPIVFITAADTDIQTLSVASQQLPADFPEMRVVNLLQLQQQLTLDTYAEEVLSQAKLIILRLLGGRAYWSYGLEVLRETVEMSGAHLIVMPGDDGIDPDLCSHSTVPLTLVNRLWQYFNEGGVRNFCNGLKYAQDKCLDGENYPPDPQSVPRVGPYRVAEVKDAIARVGIIFYRAHYLSSNTKPIDALCQALIQENLQPVPLYISSLRDMQVQEQVIEVFSQVDLILNTTGFSLAKLDREQPNLDLWQTLNRPVFQVILSGGGREQWDSEVRGLSPRDVAMNVALPEVDGRIITRAVSFKQMSERDDRLETEVVRYEPVGDRIHFVAELAKHWASLIKTPVNQQRIALILPNYPNKDARLANGVGLDTPASTVEILKRLKAAGYCVPDAPQTSEDLMTLLTSGVTNDPESQQMRPVYQTLSLQDYQRAFQQLPAAVREGIERRWGKPSGDFAIAGIQRGHLFIGIQPARGYDRDPSLNYHAPDLEPTHDYLAFYIWLRHQFQVQAVVHVGKHGNLEWLPGKSVALSNSCYPEAVFGPLPHFYPFIVNDPGEGSQAKRRSQAVILDHLTPPMTRAELYGKLDCLEGLIDEYYEAESLNPTRLKDLSGRIERLIQEENLHRDLGLSEDLEETVLMTQLDGYLCELKEAQIRDGLHIFGVCPEGDPLRDLVVSIARCPGRGRVGLTQALAQSWGLDIDPLTTPPTDPLEGQFRNVGDAVAALETEAARLVEGIIAGNSSPVAAPVQDGLQWVETSLLPALRGCDRELTNLVRGLRGEYIPSGASGAPTRGRPEVLPTGRNFYSVDIRAIPSESAWDVGRKAAEVLIDRYTQENGEYPQTLGLSVWGTSTMRTGGDDIAQALALLGVQPLWDGLGRRVVDFEILPLSVLQRPRVDVTLRISGFFRDAFPNLIDLFDAAVAAVSQLPESPEENPLAAQVQQESAFWQGEGLSEEKAQRRSRYRVFGSKPGAYGAGLQGLIESQNWSSEADLAQAYINWSSYAYGGQGATSEPEAFAARLQQMQIVLQNQDNREHDLLDSDDYYQFQGGLTAAVRQARGTSPEIYFGDNSRVENPKVRSLREEIARVYRSRVVNPKWIAGVMRHGYKGAFEMAATVDFLFGYDVTTGAVEEFMYEGVAQAYVLDEAVQEFVQQKNPWALRDMAERLLEAHQRGRWDSASRPMLDELQQISLEAEEKIEATLSNQEG encoded by the coding sequence ATGCACCGGATTACTGCAACCCCTGGCGGTTGGACTCCTGACAGTGATGGAGTCATTTACATCCAACAAACTCCCGCCCCCATTGTCTTTATCACCGCCGCCGACACCGACATTCAAACCCTCTCCGTCGCCAGCCAACAGCTTCCCGCTGACTTTCCCGAGATGCGGGTGGTGAATCTACTGCAACTGCAACAGCAACTCACCCTGGATACCTACGCCGAGGAGGTGTTGTCTCAGGCGAAGCTGATTATCCTGCGGCTGCTGGGGGGACGGGCCTATTGGAGTTATGGGTTGGAGGTGTTGCGGGAAACCGTGGAGATGAGTGGGGCCCACTTGATTGTGATGCCCGGCGATGATGGCATTGACCCGGATTTATGTAGTCATTCTACTGTGCCGCTGACCCTTGTGAATCGGCTTTGGCAGTATTTTAATGAAGGAGGGGTTCGCAACTTTTGTAATGGTCTGAAATATGCCCAGGATAAGTGTTTAGATGGGGAAAATTATCCCCCAGACCCGCAATCTGTGCCTCGGGTGGGACCCTATCGGGTGGCTGAGGTGAAGGATGCGATCGCCCGTGTGGGGATTATCTTCTACCGCGCCCATTACCTCTCCTCAAATACAAAGCCGATTGATGCTCTTTGTCAAGCCTTAATTCAAGAAAATTTACAACCCGTTCCCCTCTATATTTCCTCTCTGCGAGATATGCAGGTTCAAGAACAAGTCATTGAGGTATTTTCTCAGGTTGACCTGATTCTCAATACTACCGGATTTTCCCTAGCTAAACTCGATCGCGAACAGCCCAATCTGGACCTCTGGCAAACTCTGAATCGCCCCGTGTTTCAGGTCATTCTCAGTGGTGGTGGCCGGGAACAATGGGACAGTGAAGTCCGGGGATTGTCGCCGCGAGATGTGGCCATGAATGTGGCCTTACCGGAAGTCGATGGCCGGATTATTACCCGGGCCGTGTCGTTCAAACAAATGTCCGAAAGAGACGATCGCCTCGAAACGGAAGTTGTCCGCTATGAACCCGTCGGCGATCGCATCCACTTCGTTGCTGAACTGGCAAAACATTGGGCCAGCCTCATCAAAACCCCCGTTAACCAGCAACGGATTGCCCTGATTTTGCCCAACTATCCCAACAAAGATGCGCGACTGGCCAATGGTGTGGGTCTAGACACCCCCGCCAGTACCGTGGAAATCCTCAAACGCCTCAAAGCGGCGGGCTATTGCGTCCCAGACGCGCCCCAAACCTCCGAAGACCTGATGACGCTTCTCACCTCCGGCGTCACCAATGACCCCGAAAGTCAGCAAATGCGCCCCGTCTATCAAACCCTCTCTCTACAAGACTATCAACGGGCGTTTCAACAACTCCCCGCCGCTGTGCGTGAGGGAATTGAACGCCGCTGGGGGAAACCCTCTGGGGACTTTGCGATCGCCGGTATCCAACGGGGCCATCTCTTCATCGGTATCCAACCCGCCCGAGGCTACGATCGCGACCCCAGCCTAAACTACCACGCCCCCGACCTCGAACCCACCCACGACTATCTGGCCTTCTACATCTGGCTACGACACCAGTTCCAGGTTCAAGCCGTCGTCCATGTGGGCAAACATGGCAACCTGGAATGGCTACCGGGCAAAAGTGTGGCCCTGTCGAATAGCTGTTACCCGGAAGCGGTCTTCGGTCCGCTGCCCCATTTCTACCCCTTTATTGTCAATGACCCCGGCGAAGGGTCCCAAGCCAAACGTCGCAGTCAAGCGGTAATTCTAGACCATCTCACGCCCCCAATGACACGGGCAGAACTCTATGGCAAATTAGATTGTTTGGAAGGCTTAATTGATGAATACTACGAAGCCGAAAGCCTAAATCCCACTCGTCTCAAAGACCTTTCGGGCCGCATTGAACGCCTGATTCAAGAGGAAAACCTCCATCGGGATTTAGGACTGAGTGAGGACTTAGAAGAAACGGTCCTGATGACCCAACTCGATGGCTATCTCTGTGAACTCAAAGAGGCCCAAATCCGCGATGGCTTACATATTTTTGGGGTCTGTCCTGAGGGAGACCCGTTACGGGATTTAGTGGTCTCCATTGCCCGCTGTCCAGGACGGGGACGAGTGGGCTTAACCCAAGCCCTGGCGCAGTCCTGGGGGTTGGACATTGACCCCCTCACCACCCCACCCACAGACCCCTTAGAGGGGCAATTCCGCAATGTCGGGGATGCGGTGGCGGCGTTGGAAACGGAAGCGGCGCGACTGGTGGAGGGGATTATCGCGGGGAACTCCAGTCCGGTGGCTGCCCCAGTACAGGATGGCTTGCAGTGGGTTGAAACGAGCTTATTGCCGGCCTTGCGAGGGTGCGATCGCGAACTGACGAACCTGGTCCGGGGCTTACGGGGCGAGTATATCCCCTCTGGGGCCTCGGGCGCACCCACTCGCGGCCGTCCCGAAGTGCTGCCGACGGGGCGCAACTTCTATTCCGTGGATATCCGCGCCATCCCCAGTGAAAGTGCCTGGGATGTGGGACGTAAGGCGGCGGAGGTCTTGATTGACCGCTATACCCAGGAAAACGGGGAATATCCCCAAACCCTAGGCTTGTCCGTTTGGGGAACCTCCACCATGCGCACCGGGGGCGATGATATTGCCCAGGCCCTGGCCTTATTGGGGGTGCAGCCGCTTTGGGATGGTTTAGGGCGGCGTGTGGTGGATTTTGAGATTTTGCCCTTGTCGGTGTTGCAACGGCCCAGAGTCGATGTGACGCTGCGGATTTCGGGCTTTTTCCGGGATGCCTTTCCCAATTTGATTGACTTGTTTGATGCGGCGGTGGCGGCGGTGTCTCAGTTACCTGAGTCCCCAGAGGAGAATCCCTTGGCGGCCCAGGTGCAGCAGGAGTCAGCGTTTTGGCAGGGTGAGGGATTAAGTGAGGAGAAGGCCCAACGGCGATCGCGCTATCGGGTGTTTGGGTCAAAACCGGGGGCCTATGGGGCGGGATTACAGGGGTTAATTGAGTCGCAAAATTGGTCTAGTGAAGCGGATTTAGCCCAAGCCTATATTAACTGGAGTAGTTACGCCTATGGGGGGCAGGGGGCGACCTCGGAACCTGAAGCCTTTGCAGCGCGATTGCAACAGATGCAAATCGTGTTGCAGAACCAGGATAATCGCGAACATGATTTGTTGGATTCTGATGATTACTATCAGTTTCAGGGGGGATTAACGGCGGCGGTGCGTCAGGCCCGGGGAACCTCGCCGGAGATCTATTTTGGCGATAATTCTCGGGTGGAAAATCCCAAGGTGCGATCGCTGCGGGAGGAAATTGCCCGTGTCTATCGTTCGCGGGTGGTGAACCCCAAATGGATTGCTGGGGTGATGCGTCATGGCTATAAAGGGGCGTTTGAAATGGCGGCGACGGTGGATTTCCTCTTTGGCTATGACGTGACGACGGGGGCTGTTGAGGAATTTATGTATGAGGGGGTGGCCCAAGCGTATGTGTTAGATGAGGCGGTTCAGGAGTTTGTGCAACAGAAGAATCCTTGGGCGTTACGGGATATGGCGGAACGATTGCTAGAGGCCCATCAGCGGGGACGTTGGGATTCGGCGAGTCGCCCGATGTTAGATGAGTTGCAACAGATTTCTCTGGAGGCGGAGGAGAAGATTGAGGCGACCTTATCGAATCAGGAGGGATGA
- a CDS encoding geranylgeranyl reductase family protein, whose product MFDCVIIGAGPAGGAAAYHLAKRGRSVLVLDKHPQPSQASCAGGVSPAIAPWFEFDFSPVISRKVKTVSYTWKYEEPVLVELETAEPMWMVRRDAFDALLLDHAAGQGATVERGVEVTGIAFEGDRWQIQTNGEPRFARYLIGADGANGPVAPWLKLKTPKTRLAATLEVASTEAESAPIDFAFGQVKNGFIWQFPKADGFSISSSTFLGGDNKKLPNLLQEYADTVGFPKGDRQLREGSIALWDGDRPLHSQNALLIGEAAGFVDPLTAEGIRPCLYSGMTAAEALDKALGGDINALEGYSQTVQETWGADMAWAARLAAALYRFPGIAYKVAIKQPIATQIMLKILCGELRYSNVANRALRRLSGGMMGR is encoded by the coding sequence CTGTTCGACTGTGTGATTATTGGTGCAGGTCCAGCGGGAGGCGCCGCCGCCTATCATTTGGCGAAGCGGGGGCGATCGGTCCTGGTTTTGGATAAACACCCCCAACCTAGCCAAGCCTCTTGTGCAGGGGGGGTTTCTCCGGCGATCGCCCCCTGGTTTGAGTTCGACTTTTCCCCGGTGATTTCCCGCAAGGTGAAGACGGTTAGCTATACCTGGAAGTATGAGGAACCGGTGCTGGTGGAACTGGAGACGGCGGAACCCATGTGGATGGTGCGTCGGGATGCGTTTGATGCCCTGTTGTTGGATCACGCAGCCGGCCAGGGGGCAACGGTGGAGAGGGGAGTGGAAGTGACGGGGATTGCTTTTGAGGGCGATCGCTGGCAAATCCAAACCAATGGCGAACCCCGGTTTGCCCGCTATCTGATTGGGGCCGATGGGGCCAATGGTCCGGTAGCCCCCTGGTTGAAGTTAAAAACCCCGAAAACTCGGTTAGCAGCCACGTTAGAGGTTGCCAGTACCGAGGCGGAGTCGGCCCCGATTGATTTTGCCTTTGGCCAGGTGAAGAATGGCTTTATCTGGCAGTTCCCCAAGGCGGATGGCTTTTCGATTAGTAGCAGTACCTTTTTGGGGGGAGATAACAAGAAGTTGCCGAACCTCTTGCAGGAGTATGCGGATACGGTGGGATTCCCGAAGGGCGATCGGCAGTTGCGTGAGGGGAGTATTGCTCTTTGGGATGGCGATCGGCCGTTGCACAGTCAAAATGCCCTCTTGATTGGTGAGGCGGCGGGATTTGTCGATCCGCTCACGGCTGAGGGGATTCGTCCCTGTCTGTATAGTGGCATGACGGCGGCGGAGGCGTTGGACAAGGCTTTAGGGGGGGATATCAACGCCCTGGAGGGGTACAGTCAAACGGTTCAAGAGACCTGGGGCGCGGATATGGCTTGGGCGGCTCGTTTGGCGGCGGCATTGTATCGCTTTCCGGGGATTGCGTATAAGGTGGCGATTAAGCAACCCATTGCCACCCAGATTATGTTGAAAATCCTCTGTGGGGAGTTGCGTTATTCTAATGTGGCGAATCGCGCCCTGCGTCGTCTCAGTGGGGGGATGATGGGGCGTTAG
- the pyrH gene encoding UMP kinase, whose product MAKAYQRILLKLSGEALMGNLGYGIDPAVVQEIAQEVADVVASGTQVAIVVGGGNIFRGVKASSAGMDRATADYIGMIATVMNAMTLQDALEQMGVPTRVQTAIAMQEVAEPYIRRRAMRHLEKGRVVVFGAGSGNPFFTTDTTAALRAAEIDAEVIFKATKVDGVYDRDPTGDADAHLYKSLTYSHVLTHDLRVMDSTAIALCKENNIPIIVFNLSERGNISRAVAGEPVGTIVGGSCDVT is encoded by the coding sequence ATGGCAAAAGCATACCAACGGATCTTACTTAAACTCAGTGGCGAAGCCTTGATGGGAAACCTCGGCTATGGGATTGACCCCGCTGTGGTTCAAGAGATTGCCCAAGAGGTAGCGGATGTAGTTGCCTCAGGAACGCAGGTGGCGATCGTGGTTGGGGGGGGGAACATCTTTCGCGGTGTCAAAGCCTCTTCTGCGGGCATGGATCGGGCAACGGCAGATTATATCGGCATGATTGCCACGGTGATGAATGCCATGACTTTACAGGATGCCTTGGAACAAATGGGCGTCCCCACACGAGTTCAGACGGCGATCGCCATGCAAGAGGTGGCAGAACCCTATATTCGTCGCCGAGCGATGCGACATCTGGAAAAGGGACGAGTGGTTGTGTTTGGTGCGGGTTCCGGGAACCCGTTTTTTACGACGGACACCACCGCTGCCCTGCGGGCCGCTGAGATTGATGCGGAAGTGATCTTCAAGGCCACGAAAGTTGATGGGGTGTATGATCGCGATCCCACAGGGGATGCCGATGCCCATCTCTACAAGAGTTTGACCTATAGCCATGTCCTCACTCACGACCTACGAGTGATGGATAGTACGGCGATCGCCTTATGTAAGGAGAATAATATCCCTATCATAGTTTTTAACCTGTCTGAGCGTGGCAACATCAGCCGCGCCGTGGCAGGTGAACCTGTCGGAACAATAGTAGGAGGTTCCTGTGATGTTACCTGA
- a CDS encoding IS630 family transposase: MLWKVSLGWTIENSAVAVGLSYRYARTIVKRYNQQGEKGVINQRNKTKINPRGREPLLNGEQLEKLKQALKKAPSDGGLWTGPKVARWIEKETGREKVWPQRGWDYLKKCHYSWQRPRPRHRKGNKEAQEEYKKNLPKKVTEIQNKHPDSEVEVWFFDEHRVGLKSILAKVWSETGQRPEAVVQHRYEWVYVYGFVNPKTGETHWYLIPRVNVKWLNLVLETFAEEVGVGENKIILLVQDNAGWHRSPKLQVNEGIFVDFLPPYSPELQPAERLWKLVDEPLVNRCFDTIEDLEDVLEQRCCVLSEQMQEEIRDLTNYHWLEYA; encoded by the coding sequence CTGTTATGGAAAGTGAGCTTAGGATGGACAATAGAAAACAGTGCCGTAGCGGTGGGGTTGAGCTATCGCTACGCCCGAACAATCGTAAAGCGATATAACCAGCAAGGAGAGAAGGGAGTCATTAACCAAAGGAACAAAACCAAAATCAATCCCCGAGGGCGGGAACCTTTACTCAATGGCGAGCAACTCGAAAAGCTTAAGCAAGCCTTAAAAAAAGCGCCGTCAGATGGAGGACTATGGACAGGACCCAAGGTGGCGCGATGGATTGAAAAAGAAACGGGACGGGAAAAAGTCTGGCCCCAAAGGGGGTGGGATTACCTAAAAAAGTGTCATTACTCTTGGCAGCGACCGAGACCCAGGCATCGAAAAGGAAATAAAGAAGCCCAAGAAGAGTATAAAAAAAACTTGCCAAAGAAAGTCACGGAAATTCAAAATAAACATCCTGATTCCGAAGTTGAAGTTTGGTTTTTCGACGAACACCGAGTGGGTCTAAAGTCAATCCTAGCGAAAGTTTGGAGTGAGACTGGACAACGCCCCGAAGCCGTGGTTCAGCACCGGTATGAGTGGGTCTATGTCTACGGGTTCGTTAATCCAAAAACGGGAGAAACACATTGGTATTTAATCCCAAGAGTGAATGTGAAGTGGTTGAATTTAGTCTTAGAAACCTTTGCCGAAGAAGTGGGGGTTGGAGAGAATAAAATAATCCTCTTAGTTCAAGATAATGCGGGCTGGCATCGAAGCCCAAAACTTCAGGTGAATGAGGGAATCTTTGTAGATTTTTTACCTCCCTATTCTCCCGAGCTTCAACCAGCCGAACGGCTGTGGAAGTTAGTAGATGAACCACTGGTCAATCGATGTTTTGATACCATTGAAGACCTGGAAGATGTTCTTGAACAACGTTGTTGTGTTCTTAGTGAACAGATGCAAGAAGAAATTCGCGATTTGACAAATTATCACTGGCTAGAGTACGCCTGA